The following nucleotide sequence is from Solanum dulcamara chromosome 7, daSolDulc1.2, whole genome shotgun sequence.
ATAGTGGGCTTTCTATGGCACACATTTGAATTAGACGTGCCAGTGGATTTCAGACATCGGATGGTTAAAACCAAagcaaagaaataaaagaaaccACATCACCCATTATGTGCTTCCATCAAGTTCATTTTTCAATTTACAATGTGctagaaatttaaaaattgtaCGATTGTAATTACTTAATTTCTATTAAATGACAGTATAGTATAATGGTCTTCAGCATTCATTATAATTTgtcccaaatcaaatcatgaaattcttCCAACCCTAATTGAATGCTTTCTTTTGTTTATTCAGAGCTATTTGGGGTATTTTCTGTGAATTATGatgattaatttatatttaaaaatattattagatatgTAGAAAATGAGAAGTACCACAAGATGAAACGTTTTGCACTTGAGGaatagttttttattttatcgaGTTATAAGTGTGATTTTTGATTTAGAAGGGATTTTCAAGATTGGAAATTGAGTGGATTTCAAAGATTGCTAGCCTCATATGCAAGTCAATCCGATGGATAGCCTCAATGGTTGGTGGTGGCCCTAGGAACTGATGGAGTGTTCTCTGTGAAGTTCTTATGAGAAACTTTTGATTAGGGCGGAGTCTGATTTCCCATGTAATGCAAATGGGTTCCAATTGTGCTGAGAAATGTGTGCTTTTTCACGTGGCTAGCTACTAGAGGGGTGATTATGAAAGTGGAAGGTTATCTCTGTCAGTTAATGTTACATGTGTAAGGAGGCGGGTGGGGACGTCGATCATCTTCTTATACCTTGTGGGCTAACCAATGAGATTATGTTGGGATATAATTAGGTGGTTTGGCACCCCTTGGGCAATGCCAAATACTGTGAAGGAGTTGATGTTCAGTTGGTAGAGCgggagaaggaggagaagacgAAGGGCTTGGAACGTGGTTCCGCTTGGTTTaatgtgggttgtttggagAGAGAAATAAGAGAGCTTTTGAAGGAGTAGAGTCAAGTTTCTCTTAGTTGAGGAGTAGTCTCTGATCCCTCATTTTCTTTTGGTGTAAACAGAAAGTTCCCAGTTAGATTGGGTGGAGTTTGTAGAGAATcttgttttgtaaattttttactttttggtATACCCATTGTATACGGCCAGTTTGGCCATGTTTATGAATGAAAATACTAATACTTATACTTGATAataagaatattttaaaaaatgctaTTTTCGATAagagaagtcacaagtacacaACTTTTCATGATAAGGCAGCAATCTTCTTATTTATTTGACAAAATGTTAAGTAAAATTATTCTGTTGTAAGAAGATTTTATTCTGCTTAATTTGTGGACGTTTATGCATTTAATCGTTCATGATCCTAATCCATGCACCTGTTAGTTGGCATTCATGTTCTATGTGTTCTGTAAACATTTACAGTTCATGTCGAGTATCCATATTttggtagaatttttttttttggaaaatccatgttttcttatttctttttgtcTTTCTGTGTGTGTTTTAGGAGTCTCTGTTTTTATCTGAATAAGCATTCATTTCCGTGACTCTACTATAATCTTTATAGTTTGTTAACCACGAGGATTTACATGAAACAGAATTAACGAACTTCATTTTTTGGGATGACGTCTCTTACTTTTTTGGCAGAGGGATAAAAAGGAAGAAGCTCTAAGATTGGCACAATTATCAGCAGAGAAGCCACATTTTTCGCACTGCTTAGAGTGGCTCCTTTTTACTGTGTTTGAAGCCGACATTTCTGGGTAATTTTTACCAATTATATAATTTGTAAGATTATCACTTGCTATCCAAACTCCAAAGTACTCCTGCTGACCTTTTCATCATGGATATTTTTCCCGAAATCAGAGTTCTGATATTCAGGAAGCTTCTGTGGAAACATTGTTGAATCAGTAATAATATCTTGCTCTAGTCGTCCGTCTCCCTCCAACCCATTCATAATGAACACTTATGGAGTACCAAGGATCAACAGTCTTCTTTTTTCCGGTTCCGAAACAACTTGGGCGAATTTTACATCAATGCTTTAGTTATTTAAAAGGGAAAAGGGTCTGATATACCCTTCAACTTTGCCATTTAGATCTGATATACCCCTCGTTATACCCCTATTGTTATACAAATGGCTCGCATATACCATTTTTCTCTAATGGAagtgaaaaaatcaatttttaatttattttaattttttttttattaaaagaaacATTCATctaggggtatatttgatccttctCACACGTATTTTTTTTGGCTTCTTTGATTAACggttaatttgaatttattattttgatggtcaaattcattttttcactaattttcttgtaaaagaaatcatatatgccccaatttttttttttacagataacaaaaaaaattacaatatagttggaaaaaattagtttaaaattttttccttacttttttctctttttccattcacgcttcttttctttatttctcatattttacactaaagaatgaaagaaaaaataaaataaaataaaaaactcaaataatgataatcaaagaagtcaaaaaataaaatcatgtgtTAAAAGGATCATATATATCCCTAcatgagtttttttaaaattaaaaatcaaaaaattaatttaatttttttcccacTTTTGTTAGATaaaagggtatatgtgagcCACTTTTGTAACGATAGGGGTATATGTGAACCATTTTTATAACAGTAGGGGTATATATGACCCACTTTTATAACCAGGGGTATATTAGCTCTAAATCATAAAGTTGAGGGGTATATGaggcccatttccctatttaaAATACAATTCACATATTTAAAAGCTATACAAAAAGAAGTAAGAATCacacttttaaaatttaatgattttagaTGTATAGAATTAAGAAAATCATAGTTAAAGAAAAACCCAGTTGACTCTAATAgtactatttttgagaaaaaaccCTTATATAAAATGAGGTTGAGTTTAATTTTTGTTGAATGTTGTTTCTTGGAATGCATCTTTTGATGGAATTTGGAAGTTTGTTCTTGAGGTAGTCACTAATTTTTTATGACATTGATCTGACAATCTTCTCTTAGCTCTTTTTTCTCCCTCTGCTAACCCCGAAATCATCCTTATATTTTCATCATAGTAGTAAAATATGCATCTTCTTTTACAGGAGCAAGAATCAGAGTGTGATTCCCAACCATTCAACAAATTCCTCACTTCTGGATAAGACATGTGATTTGATTAAAAATTTTCCGGAGTACTTTGACGTCGTCGTTAGTGTTGCAAGAAAGACTGATGGCCGGCATTGGGCAGATTTATTTGCTGCTGCCGGGAGATCGACTGAGTATGTAAAAGAATTTATTGCTTAATTTGTATGACATTACTGAATGAGTTTTAACAAAACATCAGCTTTGATGTGTATCAAAAGCCTATTAGATAGATCATAGATTGTAGAAACGTAATTCTGCTTGTGTCGAACTCCATTATTAGCTGTTTTTTCTCTATATTTAGGCTATTTGAGGAATGCTTCCAAAGCAGATGGTATCGAACTGCCGCTTGCTATATACTAGTAAGAGTTGCAGCCTTCTTTGAGTTTCAAATTTCTGTCTGCAATCTCCATCTCGTCTTCGGCTATAAATTGTATATCTCTTCGAAGTTTCCCTCTTGTAGGAGGGGTCTGGGGCTACTTTAGTTTGTGTTGAGAACTTTGCGCAATATCTCTGAAGAAGTCGTACATTTGAACGTCTTTGTTTAACATGCTTCTTGCTGCAGGTAATTGCTAAGCTTGAAAGTCCAGCTGTAAGTCAATATTGTGCATTGCGTTTGTTGCAGGTAATCACGTGCAGATGTAATGAATCTTGGCTTTTAATCCATGTAATGTATTGAAGTATTTCCCTGGATTTATATATTGTTTTGTTATCCTGCTGAAGAAATTAACTAGGCAGAAAATGTTGCAGATATAGTTACAAATGTTAAAAGAAAAAGTTTAATGAAGTCCATTATGGATGTTCTTTGTGACAAAACACACTGTTTTGGATGGCCGTTATGGATGTTCTTTGTGACAATTTCCATGACATTTGTCGTCTGTAAAACATAAGATTGACTGGGTAAAGGATAAATGATATTTGGTCCCAGGCACTTCAAATTTTATTAAGATCTCAATGAGctttaattcaatttatttccAAATGGAAAATGAAATGAACACATGCTTGCTAAAGTCAAAATTTCTGTGACATCATTAAGTTTGGACTTCTTTGACCTCACATGTGTTCTCCACTTGCCCAGGCAACATTGGATGAGTCTTTATACGAACTGGCAGGGGAACTGGTATGAACTTTGATGTCGATCATGTTTCTTTAACAATATAATTGTCTTCTTCATGTGAACTATTCACATTTTTTTGCTTGGTTTTCAGGTGAGGTTTCTTCTCAGATCTGGACGGGAATATGAACCCACAACCACTGATTCTGAGAAGCTATCTCCTAGATTCTTTGGATATTTTCTGTTTCCCTCTAGTTACCGGAGGCAAACTTTGGAGTCCAAAGGGTAGATGTAGCTACATTAATTAGTGTCACTTCCTTGTTTTATTTTAGCTAAAATTGGCACCTAAGATTCTGGTGTTGATGATGGAAGGAGATTTTCACTTACTTTATCCCTtgattcttataatttttttggagcAGTTCATTTAAGGAGCCGAGTGCACATGTTGCTTCTGTTAAGAATATTTTAGAAAGTCATGCAAGCTATTTGATGTCTGGAAAAGAACTGTCAAAGCTTGTTGCGTTTGTGAAGGGCACGCAGTTTGATCTCGTGGTATGATTGACAAACATTTTAGATTGTATCCTATTATGTTATTAAAAACAGATCATGTGATATAAATGTCTTGCAGGAATACTTGCAGCGAGAAAGATATGGAAGTGCTCGTTTGGACAATTTTGCTTCAGGCTTTGAACTTATCGGGCAGAAGGTACAAACAAGTATTGCTTGTCAACGACATTTAGAATGCCACAAATGTATCCTTATCATGTTAGATGTTTCATATCAGATGGATGATAGGGTGAATTATGTCCATAAACTATTTTAAGCTTTTGCATCACAAGGGTTCTTCTGTTGGGGATGTATTGGGGCATTTTGTCTCCAGAGAACATGAGAAGTTTCTACTTCAttatcaagttatgagtttattgATCTCTGTGTTAAGAAAATTATCTTAAATCAATTTCAATCTCTTGGTTTCATGCTTTATTAGTGTTCCCTTAATTATGTCTGTAGATGTTCCAGTTCACGTAATAACTTTTGACTTATGCTAATGAGTTCTCAAATGGTGCTTGAATTTCTTTTTTAGATGTATTTCTGTTAATATGTTTGCTGATATGCATTCTTAAGGCATGTTTAGCTACAACTGTTGTTGAACTTAATACTCATACTGATAATCTTGTTTCTTTTGAATCATCAGCTTCAGATGGGAACGTTGCAAAGTCGTTTAGATGCAGAGTTCCTTTTGTCTCATATGTGCTCTGTGAAGTTCAAAGAGTGGATTGTAGTACTGGCCACACTTTTGAGGCGGTCTGAGGTTTGACTAACTTCCTTTAACTGAATGTAGGATGTTATTGATAGGTTGCCTTAACTACATGAAAAATGGTTTGCCATTAGTTTTACTGCTTGTGTTCCTGTTTGGGAGAACGTCAAAATCTGCTTATTTTTGCTCAGGTCTTATTTGacttatttcagcatgatttgcgCTTGTGGAAAGCATATAGCATTACTTTAAAGGTAAATTTGATACATCATTTCTTGGTTACACTGACTTTATTTGTGCATCTCACTGTGGTTTCTATGTGCATCTTCAGACCCATCCGTCATTTGTCGAATACCATGACTTGCTTGAAAGTTTGGATGAAAAGCTTtcatccacttcaaattcaGAAGAGACATGATCTATATGGATGGATGTAAAGAGTCCTTGGACAGCTTGAAATGGTTAAAAGAGCTTCCGGTGAGATCTTCTACTTCAAGCTTTAACCGCACCAACTTGAAAGCAGCATAAACGTCTACTGCTCTATTGAGAAGGTGGTTGAGTGGCTCTGCAAAACGCCCGAGATGAGATTTTCGGTTCTTGTTCTTCTGACCAGATCTGTGTCCTGCAGAAATTTATTTTGTAGATAGGCTTATCATTGCTCTTAGTTCTTTGGTTTCCATAGTCCTTTGTATCAAATTTTAGCATTGTCCTTAAGGGTGTGGGTGATCATAATGAAAAGGGCCACCTCTTGTATGAAAGATCTGATCTTCTGATAAATCGAGAATAGAGATGATTTTGTGCATTGCTGTtcccttatttttttatttacagttAGTACCAGATTTTATTGTTTTCATTGAGGGTGTGGGTGATCGTAATGAAAAGGGCGACTCTTGTTTGTAAGATTGCGATCTTCTGAAAGATAAAGAGTATCAAGAAGATCTCGTGCACTTCGTTTCATGGGACAAATAAAGCTTAAAGCTGAAAATTTATGCTTCAGAATTCTTTGAATCTCACTTTGACCCCAATGTAATTTATAGGGGTCATTGTTATCTCTTTGGTGCAGTCATTTTTAAAAGATATGTTAAGCTTTGCCTGTTCACAATTTTATGTAGGTATTATTGGTTGCGACAGAAGGATGATAGCTCTCATCCTCCACCCCACCTTTCTTCAGGCGTAGCAAAATGCTGTTGTAGGAGTAGGAATTGGAATTTGTTGATGGAAGATAAAACTAGGGATCTGGAAAGTTTCAGACCTTGGTCTTAGTTAAAGTTGTAGAAACTTGGGAAGTTTTTATATGTCAATAATAAGTTGGGAATGAGATGGTCATAGTTTAGTCTAATTTCTGAAACAAATACAGGTTTCATTCAAATCCCATGAACCTTATTTCCTCTTCCAAAGACAACTTACAATACCTTACATGTTGAACAAAGTCCTTGTGTAGTATGGGAACACCTTGTTAGTACCATGGTCCATAGGGTAAACATAGTAGTGGTAAAGAAGTCCCACAAATAGAAAATAACCCCTCTACCTTTAAGATAGAAATAAGGTCCACCTAAATTTTGAAGAAGATGTATATGGCATATGGATGGCCACAGGTCATCCCTATGGAATCAGGGCCATGCCCTTCTTCGCAGCAAATTTTGTACCTCAAAGTCATCAATCGTTTATTGCTTGTGGTTTTCCCTACTCATCTTGAACTATGGTCCTCCTCACAGGTCAGactttgatcaatttttttgttGGAGAATTTCGCTTTGGTTGATGGGAATTCTTCACATTTTTATGTCGCTTTGAACTGGGTGTTGATTAATTTCTCACATTTCTTTTGGGTTTTGAATTGGGTGCAGCATAGAGTGAGATTGGGCAAGTACAGGAGAAGCTCGGATTCGATTCAGAAGGAAGGCGAGAATTTGCGAGCTGTTTGGAGTCCTGATACTAAATTGATTGCAGTTCTTGTAAGTATACGTTGATTGGGATTATGATGTCTTTGTAATGTAGTGTGCCCAAATAGAgcagaatgaaaagaaaatattcatataaCCAACCTCACATGGTTTGAATAGTTGATTGGGGGAGTCCTTTTATCAGTGTTATGTATAATTTAAGTTTGGTAGAGTAGCATGTTTAAAGGTGATTTTTTTCGGGGGTAAATTGGACAATTTTGGCATTTAAGCGGAAAATTGTGCTCCACAATGTCCATTTGCATCTTAAGAACGGAATGGTCTAGGGATCCCAAGTGCTTTTACATAGTGTATTGTCCAGGAGTTATGGAAAATGTGAAAGCTGATGATTTCACACCCATAAACAATAGTTTAAGATGTTCTACTATTTGAATTATCTTGTAAGAGTTGCTATACTTCTATGGACACTTGAGAAGTAAATTGCTTGCTGAGCTTTCTTGGAAAATTGCGTTCAAATTTATACATTATCAATTCAATTGTCCATGGCAGTTGTGGATTGAAAACCCGAGGGTAAATATCATGTTAAATATAATGATAGTGTAAAATATTAACTTAAATCCTAAAATTAATTGCTGACATTTGAAGACTGTTACTGTTTGTTGCACCCATTTCTGATGTTGAGAAGTTAGAGTTTCTTTGAATCGTGTGAAGCAATGAGTACCTTTTTATACTTCGTCTAACTTTCTTTGTGTGGCAGACCTCTTCCTTCTATCTACACATTCTGAAGGTCCAATTTACAGAAAGGAAAATACAAATTGGAGGCAAACAACCAACTGGTTTGTTTCTAGCAAGCATAATATTGCTCTTGAATGAACAGGTGCCTTTTGCTAACGGAAACTTGACAATGTAAGTTGCCCTTTTCCTATTTTTTGATTATTCGTAATTTTTATCTCAAGCTGTAACCTTCAACCTCGGATTTTTCCTAcctttaaataaaaagaaagtctTTGGATGTCCATGAGATGAGAAttgtttcatttattttattttgataaatgCATAAGATCAGATATATATTCTAAAAGTACCTTATTTTCTCAATAGCTACCAGATGTCCAACTGGTTATGAAGTCTAAGGTTTGTTGGTACCGCATAGTCAAATTTGCATGCTGTTGGTTGTAGCAATTTGTACCAGACATAGGAGCTTGACATTTCCTCTGGTTTTATCGTGGatttttatatttcaaaagGAGCCTCTGGGATAATGGCATTTTAAGTTGTTATTTACATTTTTATCAAGCCGTAAAGGTATTATATCTATTCaacaattgatattatttaatTCTGTATGTCAAAGTATCTTACTGAAATTcttataaaaaatatcttattgagttttgagaggTAGGGCTAATGCATAACAGGGGCTGAAATAATCTGCTCATATATGTAAACAGCTACATATCTCTAAATTGATTTCTAAAAGATCTCATGTTGATGTAACTGTCAAAAAGAAGGGGATGTCATGATGATGCAAGACCTAGAGGATAGTGGAGTTAATAATCACTTAATTTGATATAACTGTTAGATTCCCAAAAGAAAGGCTAGTTGGATCTAAGATTTTTTGCTGAATTGCTTGGCCCTGGGATTTCGTTGtgcattttatttttgtgtacttCAATAAATGGCTTCTTGTAATTTTGTTCGTTTGTAGGCTTTAGCGTCTTTCCATCCCATATTCATCTTTAGCCCCGAATAACTGTAACATGTAACATGTAACTGTGATTACATTGCCTCTTTTTTGTGTTGAAATTCTAGAAAATTAATGTAATTAttaggagcccgtttggatgggcccAAGTTTACCacaaatagaacataagtctgTTGTAATAGCACTTTCTTTATGAAATCCTATTCCAACTTTCTCATTGTGATTTCTTTCACTCAGATGATTAACAATTCTGGACGAGTGAGTCCATCTGTTGGCTTTTTCAAGATCCATTTTC
It contains:
- the LOC129896197 gene encoding uncharacterized protein LOC129896197, translating into MYMAYGWPQVIPMESGPCPSSQQILYLKVINRLLLVVFPTHLELWSSSQHRVRLGKYRRSSDSIQKEGENLRAVWSPDTKLIAVLTSSFYLHILKVQFTERKIQIGGKQPTGLFLASIILLLNEQVPFANGNLTIYQMSNWL